The following proteins are co-located in the Rippkaea orientalis PCC 8801 genome:
- a CDS encoding DUF3318 domain-containing protein, whose amino-acid sequence MTSYATSSARAEMSELRRLKTLLPPELQSWVMVEGSTEINPPLLRCEELGRDEVEIQIDLTKWENLAIDQRNLLFWHEVARIQNDTIPREGWEMAALAIGLGGAVGELWVQDGLLLLLALGLCGISGYRLWQKNNGDRKLKEAIEADEKAIALATRFGYSLPNAYKSLGSAFKTLIEQTPNRRQRKQYETRLQALRRSAAQAKTKMQQEETKRPRI is encoded by the coding sequence ATGACATCTTATGCAACTTCATCTGCTAGGGCGGAAATGAGCGAATTACGACGATTAAAAACGCTATTGCCCCCAGAATTACAAAGTTGGGTCATGGTAGAAGGAAGTACCGAAATTAATCCCCCCCTATTGCGCTGTGAAGAGTTGGGACGGGATGAAGTAGAAATCCAAATTGATCTAACCAAGTGGGAAAATTTAGCCATTGATCAGCGAAACTTGCTGTTTTGGCACGAAGTCGCTCGCATTCAAAATGATACCATTCCCCGCGAAGGATGGGAAATGGCCGCCCTAGCCATTGGATTAGGGGGGGCTGTAGGAGAACTTTGGGTACAAGATGGTTTATTGTTATTGTTAGCCCTAGGACTTTGTGGCATTTCTGGCTATCGACTCTGGCAAAAAAATAATGGCGATCGCAAATTAAAAGAAGCTATCGAAGCAGACGAAAAAGCGATCGCCCTAGCAACCCGTTTTGGGTATTCCTTGCCCAATGCCTATAAAAGTCTGGGGAGTGCCTTCAAAACCCTAATTGAGCAAACCCCTAATCGTCGTCAACGTAAACAGTATGAAACCCGTTTACAAGCCCTCAGACGGAGTGCAGCCCAAGCTAAGACTAAAATGCAACAGGAAGAAACAAAACGTCCTCGCATTTAA
- a CDS encoding beta strand repeat-containing protein gives MKVFVPNLPLGLLTVSSILGISSQVLGATLTLNATNAGSYRFNGTSSYTQTSTSSYVTGRTTNPQENRSYFVFTIPSSMSQSNRTILGATLTLVNPTNGSGANLTGKTLNITNFTGNINNLISNGGGTNAGRQTVFNDLGTTGTGNVVYGSTTFDVLPTSPISINLSQNSILTDIRNRAGQQFAIGAALTGLNTTNNQSVFVGSSSATPSNRQLTITYADAFLGTNGDQQFGNVLIGQSASRTLTVTNNGETGSTLTGLIGASTTSTIQPTSGTSSFSLGSTQSSTRTFTYTPTVRGSNQTNIAITSNDTNTNPLLTGIGVAPQNVITSSNLDAGLVRIGTSSTVGVTLQNIGDGNLSGQGAISNLNGTASLTGISSNFIPTAGSVGNLSLTDNVSQNIEFLYTPTAKVAETQELTLAFSNGSDNGTNQAQTKTFALSGTGVGPAFQSGPVPNSTINFGTVPIHSTVTLPFVITNATQDPIDPNNDLSLTGLTLLNAFFEGPDADLFFLSNFTPGTVLARGESLFLDIGFTAGTTGPKNATLRILTDQGAAFGQVGEDFSYNVTALAVPEPSSLLGLGAFLTSGILVKRKRD, from the coding sequence ATGAAAGTTTTTGTTCCCAACCTACCCCTAGGACTGCTCACCGTGTCCAGTATTTTAGGGATTAGTAGCCAAGTTTTAGGGGCTACTCTGACCTTGAATGCCACCAACGCAGGTAGCTATAGATTTAATGGAACTTCTAGCTACACTCAAACCTCCACTTCAAGCTATGTAACGGGGAGAACAACCAACCCCCAAGAAAACCGTAGCTACTTTGTTTTTACCATTCCTTCGAGTATGTCCCAGTCCAACCGAACGATTCTCGGTGCAACGTTAACCCTCGTTAACCCGACGAACGGTTCAGGGGCTAATTTAACTGGAAAAACCCTCAACATTACTAATTTTACCGGTAACATTAATAACTTAATTAGTAATGGGGGTGGAACAAATGCAGGAAGGCAAACGGTTTTTAACGATCTTGGTACAACGGGGACGGGCAATGTTGTGTACGGAAGTACCACCTTTGACGTTTTACCCACCAGCCCTATCAGCATTAACCTGAGCCAGAATAGCATCTTAACAGATATCCGTAACAGAGCAGGACAGCAATTTGCGATCGGGGCAGCACTTACAGGACTCAATACCACCAATAACCAATCCGTTTTTGTGGGGAGTAGTTCAGCCACACCTAGCAATAGACAGTTAACCATTACCTATGCCGATGCCTTTCTCGGAACCAACGGAGATCAACAGTTTGGCAACGTTTTGATTGGTCAATCCGCGAGTAGAACCTTAACAGTCACGAATAATGGAGAGACTGGAAGTACCTTAACCGGATTGATTGGAGCTTCAACCACATCAACCATTCAACCGACATCAGGCACATCTTCCTTCTCCTTGGGGTCTACCCAGTCCTCCACTCGTACCTTTACCTATACTCCCACGGTACGAGGCTCTAATCAAACAAATATCGCTATTACCAGTAATGACACCAATACAAACCCCTTATTAACGGGTATTGGGGTTGCTCCACAAAACGTCATTACCAGTTCTAACCTCGATGCCGGGTTAGTCAGAATTGGAACCAGTAGCACGGTAGGAGTCACCCTACAAAACATAGGCGATGGCAACTTATCCGGACAAGGAGCTATTAGTAATCTCAATGGGACTGCATCTTTAACGGGAATTAGTTCTAATTTCATCCCCACAGCAGGTTCCGTCGGTAATTTAAGTCTGACGGATAACGTCAGTCAAAACATTGAATTTCTCTATACGCCGACAGCTAAAGTGGCGGAAACCCAAGAGTTAACCCTCGCTTTCAGCAATGGCAGCGATAATGGTACCAACCAAGCGCAAACCAAAACCTTTGCTTTATCAGGTACAGGGGTCGGTCCTGCGTTTCAAAGTGGTCCGGTGCCTAATTCTACCATCAACTTTGGAACGGTTCCAATTCATTCCACAGTTACTTTGCCCTTTGTCATCACCAATGCCACCCAAGATCCCATCGACCCGAATAATGATTTGTCCCTAACGGGGTTAACCTTACTGAATGCATTCTTTGAAGGTCCCGATGCCGATCTGTTTTTCTTGTCTAATTTTACCCCTGGAACAGTTCTAGCACGGGGTGAAAGTTTATTCTTGGATATTGGCTTCACTGCTGGGACGACAGGACCCAAAAATGCTACGCTTCGGATTTTAACGGATCAGGGAGCAGCCTTTGGACAAGTGGGAGAGGATTTCAGCTACAATGTCACTGCCCTTGCCGTTCCTGAACCCAGTTCACTGTTAGGATTAGGGGCTTTTCTCACCAGTGGGATACTTGTGAAAAGGAAACGGGATTAA
- a CDS encoding CHAT domain-containing protein, with protein MRNTDFYLSIFVTSLMLCQPVQAMGETEPLLLSQETPVEATNSYRMMAEKAQAEAAELNKQNAPLLTKVLPKYEEALKYWRLAGDRKQEAKSLSPIMLLYHARGDYRKSSDYAQQYLSMVESLDDPEAKALALGLIAMNYKSLGDYAKVIDYLQQSISSSNHPGAISGALGNMAQSYQNLGQTEQAIQTYYQALAFWKGQDNLIEQAETLQAVAFFYFTLGEIKKSIDILTQANSLDPEFKRERSILDSIYSALPIFSCSDQFALLKQPPKLEISQHLSTPSEAVDSPKRTNNTIENFQQKVEKYRQREVLRGEAEFLSMLGGLEYHRIGEYQKAIEVYQQELKLRKIMGDKPDEAEALVNIADILNKQGKKQDAINFLNQALEIQRQLKTLPKEAETLLTLGDVYLSLGAYESSLESYQKALSIFNKIGDRSNAINAFQSIGSVYKELKNYPEALKFYQQALSLSKSTGNCHYEASSQYTISRTYLDLGDYQNAIKVGNEALQLSEKLGIIEYKFARQAKVNDTLAKIELKQNNYPKALELAQKAKNLGKQSGSGDLEAHFLTTIAETYEASKQPEQAIQTYQEQLTLYRTLGLQPEQSQTLYNLAKLERTQGSLLNALNSINEAINIIETIRKDVASPELRTSFFATKQDYYELKINLLMELHQKDPTKGYDAQAFDTSERSRARTLLELLNEANADIKQGVDLNLLEQEKSLQYKLAALDKNWVELLNKNPTEQQKQDLQQQRKSLFSQYQDIQAQIRAKSPKYAALTQPQPLTLTQVQQQVLDENSVLLQYSLGEERSYLWVVTKGQLNSYELPPKKSIELLAKDLRDAILYDKDNPEIIAQSSAKLSEVILAPATQNLTKKRLIIVADGILNYIPFSVLSVSNQSLISQYKLSNLPSSSSIAIIRQETKTRKPAPKTLAILADPIFSLNDERVKSPQTSPSRQNNTDLSVIALKSSVRALGDDNTLPRLPGTRTEAQAILPLFPESQRISAFDSQANIAFASNPQLSQYRFVHFATHGIFNSESPELSGVVLSLVDAKGNSVNGFLRLNEIFNLNLPVELVILSACETGLGKEVKGEGLVGLTRGFMYAGSPRVLVSLWKVDDQATAEMMTRFYRLMLQKKMSPVDALREAQLQMQQETEWKSPYYWGAFLVQGEWR; from the coding sequence ATGAGAAACACTGATTTTTATCTCTCTATTTTTGTCACTTCTTTGATGCTTTGTCAGCCTGTTCAAGCAATGGGGGAAACTGAACCTTTATTGCTGTCACAAGAAACCCCCGTTGAAGCAACAAATTCCTATCGAATGATGGCAGAAAAAGCTCAAGCAGAAGCTGCTGAATTAAACAAACAAAACGCTCCTTTATTAACTAAAGTTCTTCCTAAATATGAAGAAGCTTTGAAGTATTGGCGTTTAGCGGGCGATCGCAAACAAGAGGCTAAAAGTCTTTCGCCAATAATGTTATTGTATCATGCTAGAGGAGACTATCGGAAATCCTCTGACTATGCTCAACAATACCTTTCGATGGTTGAAAGTTTAGATGATCCTGAAGCAAAAGCTTTGGCTTTAGGCTTAATTGCTATGAATTATAAATCTCTGGGAGATTATGCAAAAGTGATTGATTATCTTCAACAGTCTATCTCTTCATCTAATCACCCTGGAGCCATATCAGGTGCTTTAGGCAACATGGCACAAAGTTATCAAAATTTAGGACAAACTGAACAAGCCATTCAGACTTATTATCAAGCTTTAGCTTTTTGGAAAGGGCAAGATAATCTGATTGAACAAGCCGAAACGTTACAAGCTGTTGCATTTTTTTATTTTACTTTAGGGGAAATTAAAAAAAGCATAGATATCTTAACTCAAGCTAATTCTCTTGATCCTGAATTTAAAAGAGAAAGAAGTATACTAGATTCAATTTATTCAGCCCTACCAATTTTTAGCTGTTCTGATCAATTTGCTTTATTAAAACAACCTCCTAAGCTTGAAATATCGCAACATTTATCTACTCCCTCAGAAGCTGTTGATTCTCCTAAAAGAACTAATAATACTATCGAAAATTTTCAGCAAAAAGTCGAAAAGTATCGCCAGCGAGAGGTGCTTAGAGGTGAAGCAGAGTTTTTAAGTATGCTGGGTGGTTTAGAATATCACAGAATCGGAGAATATCAAAAAGCCATTGAAGTGTATCAACAAGAATTAAAATTAAGGAAAATTATGGGGGATAAACCTGATGAAGCCGAAGCCCTAGTAAATATTGCTGATATTCTCAATAAACAAGGAAAAAAACAAGATGCAATTAATTTTCTGAACCAAGCTTTAGAGATTCAGCGTCAACTTAAAACACTCCCCAAAGAAGCAGAGACTTTGTTAACGCTTGGGGATGTTTACTTATCTTTAGGGGCTTATGAGTCTAGTTTAGAGTCTTATCAAAAAGCTTTATCTATTTTTAATAAAATCGGCGATCGCTCCAATGCAATTAATGCTTTTCAGAGTATAGGTTCTGTTTATAAAGAACTCAAAAATTACCCAGAAGCCTTAAAATTTTATCAACAAGCTTTGTCTTTATCTAAAAGTACAGGGAACTGTCATTATGAAGCGTCATCTCAATACACTATTAGTCGAACTTATTTAGACTTAGGAGATTATCAAAATGCCATTAAAGTTGGTAATGAAGCCTTGCAACTATCGGAAAAATTAGGGATTATTGAATATAAATTTGCAAGACAAGCTAAGGTTAATGATACCCTAGCCAAAATTGAGTTAAAACAAAACAATTATCCCAAAGCTCTAGAACTGGCTCAAAAAGCAAAAAATCTAGGTAAACAATCAGGTTCTGGTGATTTAGAAGCACACTTTTTGACTACTATTGCTGAAACTTACGAAGCTTCAAAACAACCCGAACAAGCTATCCAAACCTATCAAGAACAACTAACGCTTTATCGTACCCTAGGCTTACAACCAGAACAATCACAAACCCTCTATAATCTTGCTAAACTAGAACGAACACAAGGGAGTTTATTAAACGCTTTAAACTCTATTAATGAAGCTATTAATATTATTGAAACTATCCGTAAAGACGTAGCGAGTCCTGAATTAAGAACTAGCTTTTTTGCGACTAAACAAGATTACTATGAATTAAAAATTAATCTCCTCATGGAATTGCATCAAAAAGATCCCACCAAGGGATATGATGCCCAAGCATTCGATACCAGTGAACGTTCCCGTGCAAGAACACTTCTTGAATTATTGAATGAAGCCAATGCTGATATTAAACAAGGCGTTGATCTCAACTTATTAGAACAAGAAAAAAGCCTTCAATATAAACTCGCTGCCCTTGATAAAAACTGGGTAGAACTGCTCAATAAAAACCCAACTGAGCAACAAAAACAGGATCTCCAACAACAACGAAAAAGTCTCTTTTCTCAATACCAAGATATTCAAGCACAAATTCGAGCAAAAAGCCCTAAATATGCTGCCCTTACTCAACCCCAACCCCTCACTTTAACGCAAGTACAGCAACAAGTTTTAGATGAAAATAGCGTCTTACTGCAATATTCTCTCGGTGAAGAACGCAGTTATCTTTGGGTAGTGACAAAAGGGCAATTAAATAGCTATGAATTACCGCCCAAAAAGTCCATTGAGCTACTAGCAAAAGACTTGCGTGATGCCATCCTTTATGATAAAGATAATCCAGAAATTATTGCCCAATCTTCTGCAAAACTAAGTGAGGTTATTCTTGCCCCTGCAACTCAAAATCTGACGAAAAAACGGCTTATTATTGTCGCTGATGGCATTTTAAATTACATCCCTTTTTCCGTTCTTTCTGTCTCGAATCAATCGCTTATTTCTCAATACAAACTGAGCAATCTTCCTTCGAGTTCTAGTATTGCGATTATTCGCCAAGAAACCAAAACGCGCAAACCTGCACCGAAAACCTTAGCCATTCTCGCTGATCCCATTTTTAGCCTTAACGATGAACGGGTAAAATCCCCTCAAACCAGCCCATCACGGCAAAATAACACTGATTTAAGCGTAATCGCCCTTAAGAGTTCAGTTCGTGCCCTAGGGGATGATAACACCCTTCCTAGACTCCCTGGAACTCGGACAGAAGCCCAAGCCATTCTCCCCCTTTTTCCCGAATCTCAACGGATTTCTGCCTTCGACTCCCAAGCAAATATCGCCTTTGCCAGTAATCCCCAACTGAGTCAGTATCGCTTTGTCCACTTTGCTACTCATGGAATTTTTAATAGTGAGTCCCCAGAATTGTCGGGAGTGGTGTTATCTTTAGTCGATGCAAAAGGTAATTCGGTTAACGGTTTTTTGCGTCTGAATGAGATTTTCAACCTCAATTTACCCGTAGAATTAGTTATTTTAAGTGCTTGTGAAACAGGGTTAGGAAAAGAGGTTAAAGGAGAAGGATTAGTCGGTTTAACGAGAGGATTTATGTATGCAGGTTCGCCTCGCGTTTTAGTTAGTTTGTGGAAAGTTGATGATCAAGCAACCGCAGAAATGATGACCCGATTTTATCGATTAATGTTGCAGAAAAAAATGTCTCCTGTAGACGCTTTAAGAGAAGCTCAATTACAGATGCAGCAAGAAACTGAGTGGAAATCTCCCTATTATTGGGGGGCTTTCCTTGTCCAGGGAGAATGGCGGTAA
- a CDS encoding MBL fold metallo-hydrolase has protein sequence MLFRQLFDHESSTYTYLIADSTLKQALLVDPVLEQVERDRQLLQELGLTLKYCLETHIHADHITGTGKLREITGCLGIVPENAQISCADRKIKDREILTLGEVTVEAIATPGHTDSHNAYLINKTHLLTGDALFIRGCGRTDFQSGDAGRLYDSVTQKLFTLPDETLVYPGHEYRGHSVSTIGEEKQHNPRFLGRNRTDFITFMNNLNLPNPKKMMEAVPANQMCGKVKY, from the coding sequence ATGTTATTCCGTCAACTGTTTGATCATGAATCATCGACTTATACTTATTTAATTGCTGATTCTACTCTAAAACAAGCCCTATTAGTTGATCCGGTTTTAGAACAAGTCGAACGCGATCGCCAATTATTACAAGAACTAGGATTAACGCTAAAATACTGTTTAGAAACCCATATTCATGCAGATCACATCACAGGAACCGGAAAACTGAGGGAAATAACGGGATGCTTAGGAATTGTTCCGGAAAATGCCCAGATTTCCTGTGCGGATCGTAAGATAAAGGATAGAGAAATCTTAACCTTGGGAGAGGTGACAGTAGAAGCGATCGCAACTCCTGGCCATACAGATAGCCATAATGCTTATTTAATCAACAAAACCCATCTATTAACAGGGGATGCGCTATTTATTCGCGGATGTGGACGGACAGACTTCCAAAGTGGGGATGCAGGGAGACTTTACGACTCAGTTACCCAAAAATTATTTACGTTACCCGATGAAACCTTAGTGTATCCTGGCCATGAATATCGAGGCCATAGTGTTTCGACTATTGGAGAAGAAAAACAACACAACCCGCGTTTTTTAGGACGCAATAGAACAGATTTTATTACTTTCATGAATAATCTTAATTTACCAAATCCTAAAAAGATGATGGAAGCAGTTCCCGCTAATCAAATGTGTGGCAAAGTGAAGTACTAG
- a CDS encoding tetratricopeptide repeat protein, translating to MTSSPSLAAIPPIEIALAQYQLALAAWENESNQSTENALKILTTRETVQRLLDVEKKVPSTILQTLVELDKKLENNAVSLTQILDLAVYRHSLSISPQGWWWSLDETVKEKELAGQLSWLWKGARIGVWTINLGLLGTLATRFFSGASGLGEMLAIALPSILVLLQANNELTSAGREGFNRLCDRLKIPKHLQEEARLIPTVSLFVILLVIWFLQPQFSQGMNQEGRRAQQRGQLTQAEQHYLKAIALSANNLDATYNLGNLYEELQNFDNAVKYYIIAAKGGIPEAYNNLARLYIRQNKYPEAVILLKEGLSLIDTEEQKESPPPVNLGEVKYSILKNLGWAKLQQSQPEEAQGYLFAAIGIASDPQIQPYIPNPGAAHCLLAQVLELPPKQPSLALEQWQQCYTLIEKRLAAGEIRNPEEETWFSLAKQKLTSQANSTP from the coding sequence ATGACATCCTCTCCTAGTTTAGCTGCCATTCCGCCGATTGAAATTGCCCTCGCGCAGTATCAATTAGCCCTTGCTGCTTGGGAAAATGAAAGCAACCAATCAACTGAAAATGCTTTAAAAATTCTCACCACCAGAGAGACAGTACAAAGACTATTAGACGTTGAAAAAAAAGTTCCTTCAACGATTTTACAAACCTTAGTAGAATTAGATAAAAAGTTAGAAAATAACGCAGTTTCTTTAACTCAGATTCTTGATTTAGCCGTCTATCGTCATAGCCTTTCCATTTCCCCTCAAGGGTGGTGGTGGAGTTTAGATGAAACAGTCAAAGAAAAAGAATTAGCAGGACAGCTATCTTGGCTGTGGAAAGGAGCTAGAATTGGCGTTTGGACAATCAATTTGGGATTATTAGGAACCTTAGCAACACGCTTTTTTAGTGGTGCATCGGGGTTAGGAGAAATGTTAGCGATCGCCTTACCGAGTATTTTAGTCTTATTACAAGCCAATAATGAACTCACTTCTGCGGGACGCGAAGGATTTAATCGACTCTGCGATCGCTTAAAAATTCCTAAACATTTACAGGAAGAAGCAAGATTAATTCCAACGGTTTCTTTATTTGTCATTCTATTAGTTATTTGGTTTCTGCAACCGCAATTTTCTCAAGGGATGAACCAAGAAGGAAGACGAGCCCAACAACGCGGACAATTAACTCAAGCAGAACAACATTATTTAAAAGCCATTGCTCTATCTGCTAATAATTTAGATGCGACTTACAATTTAGGCAATCTCTACGAAGAACTCCAAAATTTTGATAATGCTGTGAAATACTACATTATTGCAGCTAAAGGAGGAATCCCAGAAGCTTATAACAATCTTGCCCGTCTTTATATTAGACAAAATAAATATCCAGAAGCCGTTATTTTACTCAAAGAAGGGTTAAGCTTAATTGATACCGAAGAACAAAAAGAAAGTCCCCCTCCTGTTAATTTGGGAGAAGTAAAATACAGTATCTTAAAAAACTTAGGATGGGCAAAATTACAGCAATCTCAACCCGAAGAAGCGCAAGGTTATCTATTCGCAGCCATTGGAATTGCCAGTGATCCCCAAATTCAGCCCTATATTCCCAATCCAGGGGCGGCTCATTGCCTTTTAGCCCAAGTATTAGAGTTACCGCCAAAACAGCCTTCTCTTGCCCTAGAACAATGGCAACAGTGCTATACTTTGATTGAGAAACGGTTAGCTGCTGGAGAAATTCGCAATCCAGAAGAAGAAACTTGGTTTTCTTTGGCTAAACAAAAGTTAACTTCTCAAGCAAATTCAACTCCATAA
- a CDS encoding tetratricopeptide repeat protein: MKLNKPLILTGFFLSFLCLILPQSSVSQSTGVNLLIKINGDVKIKREKWKGFQKATVGALLSPNDLLQVGNNASATLLCSNTQKWQATSSKQFRVSEGCPRGLVSRSRNTTRSATRGDNEKIPYIISPRNTTILTNRPLLQWNKVPGATRYTVKLEGSGLDWQTETTNTEILYPGEPILQPGGYYRLVVTTEDPKVSSKDEQGANLSFNILDKAKVESINAEVAKIKQQELTPEAEKLAIAYLYETSGLKADAITILSELVAQKTQTMAGYKLLGDLYLQVGLNKQAKEAYLQSLELAEKSGDLEGQAESQFGLGEANYGLTGKDKALECLKKAQQSYLALGDESKVQEVENRIKQINK, encoded by the coding sequence ATGAAGTTAAATAAGCCCTTAATATTAACAGGATTTTTTTTGAGTTTTCTTTGTCTTATTCTTCCCCAATCGAGCGTAAGTCAATCGACAGGCGTTAATTTATTAATTAAAATTAATGGAGATGTCAAAATTAAACGGGAGAAATGGAAGGGGTTTCAAAAAGCGACTGTTGGAGCATTATTAAGTCCTAATGATCTGCTGCAAGTAGGTAATAACGCTTCGGCAACCCTTTTGTGTAGCAATACCCAAAAATGGCAAGCAACATCGAGTAAACAATTCCGAGTATCTGAAGGTTGCCCACGAGGTTTAGTGTCCCGTTCTCGCAATACAACTCGTTCTGCTACTAGGGGGGACAATGAAAAGATCCCCTATATTATCAGTCCTCGCAACACCACTATTTTAACCAATCGTCCTTTATTGCAGTGGAATAAGGTTCCAGGGGCAACTCGCTATACGGTGAAATTAGAAGGTTCTGGGTTAGATTGGCAGACAGAAACCACAAATACAGAAATTTTGTACCCAGGAGAGCCAATTTTGCAGCCAGGGGGATATTATCGCTTAGTTGTGACAACAGAAGATCCAAAAGTTTCTTCAAAGGATGAACAGGGGGCAAATTTGAGCTTTAATATTTTGGATAAGGCAAAAGTAGAATCAATTAACGCAGAAGTAGCGAAGATTAAGCAACAAGAATTGACTCCTGAAGCCGAGAAATTAGCGATCGCTTATTTGTATGAAACTAGCGGATTGAAAGCAGACGCGATCACTATTTTATCGGAATTAGTTGCCCAAAAAACTCAAACAATGGCGGGGTATAAATTATTAGGGGATTTATACTTACAAGTTGGCTTAAATAAACAAGCTAAGGAGGCTTATTTACAATCTTTAGAATTAGCAGAAAAATCAGGCGATCTTGAAGGGCAAGCCGAATCACAATTCGGGTTAGGAGAGGCAAATTATGGATTAACTGGAAAAGATAAAGCCTTAGAGTGTTTGAAAAAAGCACAGCAAAGTTATCTTGCCTTGGGAGATGAATCCAAAGTACAAGAAGTTGAAAACCGTATCAAACAAATCAACAAGTAA